The sequence TTTCACAAACCCTGCAACTTGCTTTGAGTAATGTGCGCTATGGTTACTTTATCCGCAACGGTAAGCAGTACCAGGTAATGGGTCAGGTATTCCGTGGCAATCGCGATAAACCTACTGACCTGCAGAACTTCTATGTACGCAATAGCAGGGGAGAGGCTATTCAGCTGGATAACGTAGTAACGATTTCTGAAGAAACAAGTCCGCCGATTATTTATCACTTCAATCGTTATAAATCTGCTACTATTTCTGCGGGGCTGGCACCGGGTAAGACAATTGGGGATGGTATCGATGCTATGTACCGGATTTATAATGACCTGCAAAAGAAAGGCGTGATCGACGATTCTTACAATGCAGCATTGTCAGGATCTTCCAGAGACTATGCAGAAAGTGGTTCCAATACCATGTTTGCATTAGTGCTGGCGTTGGTATTGATCTACCTGGTGTTGGCAGCACAGTTTGAGAGCTGGGTCGATCCGTTTATCATTATGCTCACAGTGCCACTGGCATTTGCAGGAGCGTTGTTCTCACTGTGGGTCTTTGGTCAGACATGGAATATCTTCTCACAGATCGGGGTAATTATGTTGATCGGATTGGTGACGAAGAATGGTATCCTGATCGTAGAGTTTGCGAATCACAAACGGGATGAAGGACTGGAAAAAGCAACGGCTGCAATAATAGCGGCGACCATGCGTTTGCGTCCTATTCTGATGACGAGCCTTGCGATGGCATTGGGTGCATTACCAATTGCTATGTCACTGGGTGCAGCGGCCACGAGTCGTATTCCTTTGGGTATTGTAATCGTAGGTGGTATCGTCTTCTCATTGGTACTGACCCTATTTGTGATTCCGGCGATGTACATATTCCTGAGCAGAAGAAAACCAGTAACAGAACCAGTAAATGATTGACATGAAACGTATCCTCATATTCTGCCTGTTGCTACCCGTCTTCCATCTATCTGCACAGCAGGTCCTGACGGTGGAGCAGGCAATAGATCTGGCATTAAAAAACAACTATGATATACGGCTGGCAAAGAATGATGCCGCCATTGCAGCTAACGATTATGCCTATGCAAACTGGGCGTTTGCACCGAGGGTGAATGGAACCGCTTCAAAGGTGTGGAATACCACCCGTACCAAACAGGAGTTTGTAAATGGCTCCAAACGGGATACCAGTGGGATTCATAGTAATAACTTAACAGGCAATGTAACCTTATCATGGACACTCTTTGACGGGTTGAAAATGTTTGCTACCCGGCAAAAACTGGAGGTCATACGTGACCTGGGAGATGCCACCCTAAAAGATCAGTTGATGACGACTGTAGCCAATGTAATAGCAAGTTACTATGCAGTGGTGCAGGGCAAACAACAACTACATAACCTCTCAGAACAATTGTCTATTGCAGATGAAAGAGTGAAATTGTCTGATGCAAAATTTCAGACGGGGTTAGGACCCAAGACCGATTGGTTGCAATCAAAAGTAGATTACAATGCATTGAAAGCGTCTTATCTGCGGCAGCAGACGGTGATCGATCAGGGCAAAGTGATATTGAATCAGTACATGGCGATAGAAGGTGGAAATACACAGTACGAAGTACAGGATAGCATTCCGTTAAACACCGATCTTGCCTATGGTAAACTGAGAGATGAGATGCTACAACGCAACACCAGTCTGATGGTGGCAAAACAAAACCTGCAGGTTTCCGAGCTGGCGCTGAAAGAAAGTAAAGGTGATTATTTTCCTGTTATCAGCTTCAACTCCGGTTACAATTTTACAAAGGTAAATTCGAACGCAGCGACCAACTCATTCAGTCCTATCTTCAATCAGAATGGGGTATTGAACTATGGTTTCTCTGCCACGATTCCCATCTTCAATGGTTTGAATGTACATCGTCAGGTAAAGAATGCGCAGCTGAATGTAAGCTATCAGCAGCTCTCGCTGGAAAATACCCGCACAAAGGTAAATATGGCGCTAAGCAATGCATTCAAGGATTACGAATACTACAAGACAGCAGTAGACTTAGAGGAAGAGAATTTAGGGTTGGCGAGGGAGAATGCGATGGTCGCTTTAGAACGGTTCAAACAAGGGGTATCCACAACAATTGAAGTGAAAGAGGCGCAACAAAGTTTGGAAGATGCTTATAATAGGTTAATCAATGCACGATACAATATCAAACTCGCAGAAACAGAATTACTCCGCCTCAATGGTGATTTGATTAAATAAGGAAAGGGGCCCTTCGGTGCCCCTTTCCTTATTTAAAATCTCTTTATTCCTGCTCCTCCTCCTTCTTCACCGGCGGCAAATTCCCCGTCGCCTTATCCTTCTGATACTGTGCATAACTATTCTTTATATACACCATCAAATCATACTCCGTCGCATCCTGCATAAACTGGTACCCCGGCCTATACCTCATCATAAAACTATCCAACTCAGTCCCATTCAAATGCGTCATCCTCTCCACCAACTCCGGACTATACCTGTTATCTATATACTTTTCCTTCTCCCAATACACCAACTGCTCCTTAAAGTGTTCATTCCGCTTCCTCGTCTTACTAGGCACCAGGTACGTCAACGCCGTGATCGGGTGTGACGGCAATGTCTTCAACACATCCATCGCCCCTGGCTTCTTATACCCAAAATACTTTGCATATTCCTGCCTCGTAGCCGCCGAATCCTTCACATAGTTCCTTCCCCGCACATCTACCCGCTGAATATCGAGGATCCTCTTAGTCATATAAACATTAATGAACATGGAAGAAGAAGGTACTGCTACAAATTTCTTTTCATACGTCAACATGGAAAACTCCAGGGTATCTCCCGGCATCGCATCAATTTCAAAACGTCCACTCTCACTTCCCAAAGCACCTGTTCGTGTCTTTTTGTTGATAATGCTAACATTTGGAATACCCTGTCTATTGTCAATGTCAGTGATTAGACCCGACACTCTGACCTGCGCACTTGCGTGCTGCAGACAGAAAAACAGGCTAAAAAATAGTGCTCCAAGCCAAGCGGGAAGCGTTTTAATTCGTCTAGGCATCGCTCAAAAATAAATTTCCCCTCGCAAATGAAACGTTAAAAATATAGATTAATGTTCAAAAATCGGGGTTAATGGCTGTAAAACATACCATTTATTTATAAATAATTAATTTTAACCCTCATATATTCCAAACACTATGCCTCAGAAGATCATTTTTGCAACACAGCGCTATCAGTACCTCAAAGACCGTATTATGGCGCTGGCCCCCCACTGGGAGGAAGGTAAACTGGAAATCCGTGACTTTCCGGACGGGGAGCATTATCACCGTATCCGGAGCCAGGTACACGACAAGGAGGTCATAGTGCTGGGAGGTACTATTGATGATAAAGAAACCCTGGAACTCTTCGATATCGCCCATGGCTGCATCCAGGAAGATGCCCATTCACTGAACCTCGTGATCCCCTTCTTTGGTTACTCCACCATGGAAAGAGCCGTTAAATCCGGGGAAATCGTAAAGGCCAAAACCCGGGCATTACTTTTTTCTGCCCTGCCCGCTACTAATAGTGGCAACAAAGTATTGCTCATGGACCTCCATGTAGATGGTATCACTTACTACTTTGAGAGTGGGGTAAGACCCGTACACCTGTATGGCAAAGACCTGGTCAAAGAAGCTGCAATGGAATTAGGAGGAGGTGAACCATTTGTACTCGCCAGCACCGATGCAGGTAGAGCCAAGTGGGTAGAATCACTCGCAAATGATCTGCATGTGGAAGCTGCATTCGTATTTAAAAAACGTCTCTCTGGAGACACCACACAAATTACCGCTATCAGTGCTGAAGTAGAAAATAAAAATGTGATCATCTATGACGATATGATTCGCACAGGCGGCTCACTCATACATGCAGCACAATCTTACCTTGATGCAGGTGCAAAATCCATTTCAGTAATTACAACCCATGGGATCTTTGCCGGTGGAGGATTTGATAAGATCAAGAAAAGCGGCATCATTAAGAAAGTGATTTGTGCAGATACACACCCCAATGCATTGCACATAAAAGATGATTTGCTTATTGTAAAATCAGTAGATAAGATTATTGTAGACTACTTCCAACAACACGGGTAATCATTCTCATGTGAGTACTACTGCACAATTCCTACACCTGCCGTTGGCAAGGTGTTTGATATACAGCGTCCTGGAAAAAGGATGAGCTGTAGAGTAGTGCTGCGCAACAAACACAGAGACCATAAAAGAATTTTGATTTGTTTGAAGGGGTGCTTCACTGCAAGTGAGAGGCATGGAATTACTATATGCGGATGTTGCATTCTCACACCTATAGACCAACACTGTAAACGCCACTTATTACGGCATTTTACAGTCAACTCTAAGAAATAATCCTGAGCTGGTTCATTGTACCGGCGCTTTCGATTGTATTATAATTGAGTAAAAGAATCAGGTATTGTAGACAGGATAACGGAAACCTGTTGTAAAAAAATTTTAAACCAAATCTTCCAATATAACAATGAGAAGCCATGTACTTACCTGGTTATGGCTGTGCTTTGCTTTCTACTGTAGTTTAGGACCCAATAAAGCGAGCGCAAACGTTAACCGGCCATTCCTGACGCATACTGCAGTAAAAGCAGTTCAGCAACAAAAAGATACTACTGTGAAGCCATCCGCTTCGCCTGTAGTGATCACACCTTCTGCCAGCAAACCTGCCACAGATAAGAGTAAGCCAGCAACGGCCACCCCTGTGACCATCACGCCAAATAATAATAGTCAAAGTAAAGCGGATACTACCAAACCCGCTGCTACTGTGATTACACCGAACAATCAGGCGAGTGACAGTACCAAAGCGGATACTACCAAACCTGCTGCTGCTGTGATTACACCGAATAATCAGGCGAGTGACAGTACCAAAACGGATACTACCAAACCTGCTGCTGCTGTGATTACACCGAATAATCAGGCGAGTGACAGTACCAAAACGGATACTACCAAACCTGCTGCTGCTGTGATTACACCGAATAATCAGGCGAGTGACAGTACCCGTAAGGATACCGCCAAACCCGCTACTGCAGCCAGTGATAGCACAAAGACAAAATCTGCGGACACCTCTGCACTGATCCTTCCTTCAGATAGTAATACACTGAAAAAAGAGATCGGTCAGTTCACATTAAGTGGCGTGGTAAAACAGCCGGGAGGCCAACCTATCCCGGGTGCACAGGTTGTAAACCTGTCCACAAAACAAGGTGTCGCTGCCAATGTAGATGGTACTTTTTCTATCAAGGCTTCTCTGAAAGATACCATCAAAATATCGGCACCTACCTTCGGTGATCAGTCAATCCCCCTTACCAACAAGGATTCACTGCCAGTGACACTCACGACAGCCTCTACCGGTAAGAAACAATTGCAGGAAGTAGTTGTTACCGCACTCGGTATTCAGCGTAATACAAGAGCAGTCGGCTATGCAATCGAAAATGTAGGTGGTAGCGCTGTGCAGGAAGCAAAAGAAGTGAACTTTGTCAATGCACTGCAAGGTAAAGTACCAGGTCTGCAAATCTCATCTAATACAGGCTCCATGGGCGGTTCCAACAAGATCACAATCCGTGGTGTGAAGTCTATATTAGGTGATAACAACGCCTTCATCGTAGTAGATGGAACACCATTCGTCAATAGCAACAGCAACCAGGCAGGACAATTAAATGGTGGTGGTGGTTATGACTATGGCTCCTCTTTGCAAGACATCAATCCAGATGATATCGATAACATCTCTGTGCTGAAAGGTGCCGCCGCTACTGCATTATATGGCAGTCGTGGTGCAAATGGTGTGATGCTCATCACTACCAAAAAACGTCCTGATACAGGAGGTGGTATTGGGGTAACATATAGCCTCAATGCACAGGCAGATCAGGTATCTATATTACCTCATTACCAGAATCAGTATGGTGGCGGTAGTGGTGGAAAGTTTGATAAACTTTACTACAACGAACATCCTGATGCTTTCACAAGTGAGGCCAGTGCTACATATGACGATGGTGATGGTTTAGGAAGATATGACCTGATGCCGATCTACAAAGCAGATGAATCATGGGGTCCAAAACTGGAAGGACAGCTCGTCCGCCCATACTATTCCTTCGATAAAGATAAAGGTAATCCTTACTTCGGTCAGACTACTCCATGGGTAGCACAACCTAACAATGTGAAGGATTTCTACAGAACGGGGTATACTATCACCAACAATATTGCTATGGCCGGTAATAACGACAAAGGTTATTTCCGTCTTTCTTATGGCAATATGAACCAGCTATTCGTACTGCCAAATGCAAGTATGAACAGGAACAACGTATCGTTCAATGGTGGATATGAAATTGCAAAAGGACTGAAAGCCGTAGCATCTGTAAACTATACTGCATTCGCTGCGAAAGGCAGACCGGGTACAGGTTTCACAGGACCTAACCCAACCCTGCAATTCACCATGTATGGACAGCGTCAGCTAAACCTGGATATGGAAAAGAGATATAAATATGAAGATGGTTCACAGATCACCTGGAACCGTACATCATGGGATAATCCTGCTCCTGCTTCCAGCAATGGTCCATACTGGAACCGCTATATGGATTATGAAACTGATAGCCGCAACCGCATCTTTGGTAATGCAGGGCTCGATTATGAAGCGAACAAATGGTTAACTATCAGTGGACGTGTGTTCATGGACAACTACAATGCACTGCAGGAAGAACGTACTGCGAAAGATTATTTCGTAGGTGGCTATATCAAACGTTTACCAACTGCGAGAGAAATGAACTACCAGTTAACTGCAAATATGAAGTTCGACCTCGGTGGAAATTTCAAACTGAACGGTCTGGTAGGTGGCAACATCATGCATCGCAAATGGACAATAACTGGTGGTGCTACTAATGGTGGTTTGATTCTGCCATTGGTGTACAACCTGAACAATTCCGTAACGACTGCGACGCCGTACGATGAATATTATGAGAAACAAATCAACTCAGGATTCGCTTCCGCATCATTCTCTTACAAGAACTTCCTCTTCTTAGATCTGACAGGTCGTGCAGATTGGAGCTCTGCGCTGCTGAATGAAAACAATCCGTATGTGTATCCATCTGCATCAGCATCCTTTGTATTCTCCGATCTGCTGAAGAGCTGGAAGTGGCTGTCCTTCGGTAAATTGCGTGCAAGTGCTTCTGCTGTAGGTAACGATACCGGTCCATATAATATCCGTGATACCTATCAGTTTATAGCTGGTTATGGCAGCCATCCAATCACACAGGCGACTACTACTAAATACAATATGAACCTGAAACCTGAGCGTACACAAGAGTATGAAACAGGTATCGCCCTTAAGTTCCTCGATGAAAGGGTAGGTGTGGATTTCACTTACTATCAGCGAACTACCAAAGACCAGATCATGCAGCTCACAGTTTCTCCGGCTACTGGTTATACCACTACTTATGCAAATGGTGGTAGTGTACAGAACAAAGGTATTGAAGCTTCCTTATCACTGAACCCCATCCGTTTGAAGAACGGTTTCCGTTGGGATATCGTAGCGAATATTGCACGCAACAGGAACAAGGTGTTGAATATGGATATCGCCCAGTATGGCACTTCACTGACACAGTTAACAATCGGTACTGACCGCCGTACCACAAGAGTATCAGTAGTAGGTCTGGTAGGCCAGCCACTGGGTACACTGATGGGTACTGACTATGTGTACAATGATAAAGGACAACGTATCGTAGGGGATGATGGTAATTACCTGATCTCTGATATCAAACCTATCGGTTATGCCTATCCTGATTACACAGGTGGTATCAACAATACCTTCTCTTACAAAGGTATTTATTTGTCAGCGCTGATCGACTTCCAGCATGGTGGTAACTTCTTCTCTTATACGAATATGTATGGTAAGATCTCTGGTCTGCTGGATGTTACTGCTGCAAACAATGTACGTGAAACAGGTATTATCGCAGAGGGAGTAAAGGCAGACGGTACTCCAAACGATGTAGTGCTGGATGCGAATACATACTTCGTAAACAATGAAAACAAAACATTGAGTAAAGCGAACCTGTACGATGCAAGTTATGTATACCTGCGTGAAGTGAAACTGGGATATAATATTCCTGAATCATGGTACAAACGTTTCCACGCACAGAGTGCAAGACTCTCTTTATACGGCCGTAACTTATGGTTGATGCATAGCAATGCACCAAACGTAGATCCGTCCAATATTCTCAACTCTAATTCCAACATTGTGGGTATAGAGGGTGGTGCATTACCATCTATCCGCTCGTTTGGTGTTAACCTCAATGTTTCATTCTAAAAAGTGAACCAAAATGCTTAACCGTATCATAAAATATTGTTTCCTGTTTGCTTTCGTGGGACTGATCATGACCGGATGTAAAAAGCTGGACAGCATCAATTACGATCCAACTAAATCAACAACGACAGAACCTCCATATCTGCTGACTGGCGCAGAGAAAAGTGTGATGGATGTATTGTATAGCACATTACAGAATGGCTATATTGGTATGCACTATGCACAGTTCTGGTCTGGCAATACAAGAGTGGCAGACAGCCAGTATTCACTCGATGAATCCAACAACAATACACTATGGACCACGCTGTATGCAGCCTTACACAACCTGGATCTGATCCGTACGCTGAATACTGCGAAGGGCAATAATCCTGCGGCACAGAATCAGAATGCCATAGCAGGTATTCTGAAAGTATGGATCATGCAGATGCTGACAGATACTTATGTGAATGTACCATATACACAGGCATTGAATGTGACTGAATATATCACACCAGTCTATGACGATGCCAAAACCATTTACTCACAGCTCTCAGATACGCTGACAGCAAATATCAATGCGCTGGATGCATCACAACCTACCTTCGATGATGCAGACGTTATCTTCGGTGGCGATGTCGCCAAATGGCAGACATTAGGCCATTCGCTGATGCTGCGTCTGGCTATCCGTATGGCAGATCGTGATAACGCAAAAGCACAGAGTCTGATAGAAGCTAACTATCAGGGAGCAATGACAAGTAACAGTGACAATGCAGAATTTGCATACCTGGGTGCTGATCCCAACAGGTATCCGATGGATGAAACCAACAGACCAATTATTGACTTCTATGTATCTACCACGCTGGTTGATTATATGAGAAGTATCAATGATCCAAGATTGGACATCTATGCAAGACCAGTAGATGGTCTGACAATTGACACCATCTACGGTATGCCTTATGGGATGAGCACCACAGATGCAAATCGTCCTACATCAGCTTCTTATCCTGGCACTAAGATCTATTCGGCAGACATGAAGGCCATTCTGATGACTTATTCAGAAGTTGCCTTTACACTGGCAGAAGCAGCCGCAAGAGGATATGCAGTGAATGGTGATGCAGCCAGCTATTATGAAGCCGGTATACGCGCTTCTATGGAGTACTGGGGCGTAACTGACGGAGTGGATGAGTACCTGGCAACAGTACCCTACACAGGTGGTGAGTGGAAGAATGTAATCGGTACGCAAAAATGGCTGTCATTATATCCACAGGGTTTCCAGGCATGGTTTGAAAGGATCCGCCTGAATTTTACAAAACCTGATGGATCAGATTTATTTATTGCTCCGGTTTCAGGCTCACTGGATCAAAATGTAACGCTGGTCCCTTACCGGCTCACTTATCCGATAGTAGAGTCCAACTCCAACAGTACCAACTACACGGCTGCGGGTAGTGCAATTGGTGGAGACAACAAAGGCACCAAGAACTGGTGGATTAGTTACTAACACAACTATCACTTATAAAACCCTGCCGGCCAGCTATCATGCTGGCCGGCTTTTTTTATGCCCGTATTTAATTATTTTTACTGTTCAACCTATTATGTGAATCATTATATGCGCACAAAAATTTGCCTGCTGGCACTATGCCTGCTTATGGGCGGTCTACAACTTTCCGCACAGGAACTTACCCAGGGGTATAGCCACTGGTATACGTACTTCGGTACTGCACAGATAAACCAGAAATGGGCGATTGCATACGATTTTCAGGCGAGGATAAGGGATGGGATCAGTCGAAAGGGGCAGATCCTGAACAGGGCAGGGTTACAGTATACGCCTGGGAAGAATGCAAGCTATCTGCTGGGGTATTCATTTATTACCACCTACAGCGATGGGGCGGATCAATACTTTCCTGAACACCGCATTTACCAACAATTCATTTACAAAAACAACACACGCACTTTCAATATGACGCATCGCGTGCGATTTGAAGAGCGTTGGGTAGGGGCTAAGACAGCGGCTTCAAAAGATGTGCAATATTGGAAATATGGGCATCGCCTGCGCTATTTCAATCGTACACAGTTCCCGATCAGGAAGGAAGAAAAAGTGACTCCTTTTTATTTCGCCCTGCAAAACGAATTCTTCATGAATGTATTCAACAGTAAGATCAATGATAAATTCGTAGATCAGAATCGTTTCTTAATAGCGCAAGGCTACGCCTTAAAACCCAACCTCAAACTCGAAGCCGGCTACATGAATCACTTTGTACAACCAGCAACTGGCAATAAATCGATGACCCATATTCTACACTTAGCTGTATTCCACAATTTCGCCCTATAAACCCGCGATTGTTCAGAATACGCGATTGTTCAGAATACGCGATTGTTTTAGAATACGCGATTGTTTTAGACAGGCGCGGAAGCGCTTGTCTAAAACAATCCCTCCGCAAAAAAAATCGGGCAGTCCAAAGGACTGCCCGATTTTTTTTGCAACTAATTTATACCTCTTAGTTAGTCTATTTATTCAATTTAACTAATCTTATTCTTCGCCAACCGCTCAAACTCCCGCTGCTCCAACTCCGTCTTAAACGCACTCGTCGGCACCAAAAAGAAATCCTTCTTCCCCTTATACAAAAAGAAAAAATTCTTCGCCTTCACCACCTGTGTAAACACATGCCACGACAATTCCTTCTCCACATCACTATTCCTCGTCGTAATCACAATCCCTTCCTCTGAATAATTCAACCGGATATCATCCTGAAATGTCGCCGCATTATTATAAATCGACACCGGCAGCATATACCAAAACACCAATCCAATCACCACCGACATACCGAGAATCCCTACCAGGGCACCAACAGTCACCAGCTGATATGCATACCCACAAAGAGTAAACACCAGCAGTATAAAAAGCGTGTTTTTGAAAACTTTGATTTCTCCTCGCTGCAGGAAATGATAGCGCAATGCATGCAATACTTCCTCCTTATTGTAACTAAACTCCAAATGCATTATGGCAAGGCAGACATTTTTGTTATTTAACAACTGGAATGGAAATCTGGCTTTCCATTTCATCCCTGGTACTAACTGGCGCATATTTTTTATGACTGGCCACAGGTGCTTTCTTAGGTGTACCATCTGTCAGATCATCTTCGCTCAGCCCAGGGAAATTATTCTTAATAAACTGAAAATACTGTTGTAATGTCTTCGCATCCACTTTAAATGGAAACGCAGGTTCTTCGGCCACTGCTTTCAAGTCGCTCGTATTCATACGGGAACCATTCTGCAGGTACCATTTATACAAATCCACTATCCCTTTCTTCAAATCCTCCTCATACATCTTATCACCATCCTGATCCTTCGGTAACATCCATACGTACTCCTCAACGCGGGCAGCACGTGCAGTAGTTTTTGTTACGGTAGTCGCTTTATCAGAATTATCGCAGTTAGCAGATTTACATTTTTCCTTATCCCCCTTTTCACCTTCCTTATCTTTCTTTTTCTCCTCGTTCCAGGTCTTATCCAGCTTCCTCTTTCCGCTAATGGCGCTTGCTGATGATACTGTGGCACATCCGACCAACAGCAGGAACAGCAGCTTTTTCATAGTGTAAAATATTTGTAAGTCTAAAAATACAAAATCCCGGTCAAAAAATGGAAACTGTTTTTGCCTGAGGTTGCTTCTTTCATCTTCCAACAGGTCAAAATTCCCGGCCAAAAAACAAAA is a genomic window of Chitinophaga sp. LS1 containing:
- a CDS encoding TolC family protein — protein: MKRILIFCLLLPVFHLSAQQVLTVEQAIDLALKNNYDIRLAKNDAAIAANDYAYANWAFAPRVNGTASKVWNTTRTKQEFVNGSKRDTSGIHSNNLTGNVTLSWTLFDGLKMFATRQKLEVIRDLGDATLKDQLMTTVANVIASYYAVVQGKQQLHNLSEQLSIADERVKLSDAKFQTGLGPKTDWLQSKVDYNALKASYLRQQTVIDQGKVILNQYMAIEGGNTQYEVQDSIPLNTDLAYGKLRDEMLQRNTSLMVAKQNLQVSELALKESKGDYFPVISFNSGYNFTKVNSNAATNSFSPIFNQNGVLNYGFSATIPIFNGLNVHRQVKNAQLNVSYQQLSLENTRTKVNMALSNAFKDYEYYKTAVDLEEENLGLARENAMVALERFKQGVSTTIEVKEAQQSLEDAYNRLINARYNIKLAETELLRLNGDLIK
- a CDS encoding carboxypeptidase-like regulatory domain-containing protein, which translates into the protein MSGLITDIDNRQGIPNVSIINKKTRTGALGSESGRFEIDAMPGDTLEFSMLTYEKKFVAVPSSSMFINVYMTKRILDIQRVDVRGRNYVKDSAATRQEYAKYFGYKKPGAMDVLKTLPSHPITALTYLVPSKTRKRNEHFKEQLVYWEKEKYIDNRYSPELVERMTHLNGTELDSFMMRYRPGYQFMQDATEYDLMVYIKNSYAQYQKDKATGNLPPVKKEEEQE
- the prs gene encoding ribose-phosphate diphosphokinase, which translates into the protein MPQKIIFATQRYQYLKDRIMALAPHWEEGKLEIRDFPDGEHYHRIRSQVHDKEVIVLGGTIDDKETLELFDIAHGCIQEDAHSLNLVIPFFGYSTMERAVKSGEIVKAKTRALLFSALPATNSGNKVLLMDLHVDGITYYFESGVRPVHLYGKDLVKEAAMELGGGEPFVLASTDAGRAKWVESLANDLHVEAAFVFKKRLSGDTTQITAISAEVENKNVIIYDDMIRTGGSLIHAAQSYLDAGAKSISVITTHGIFAGGGFDKIKKSGIIKKVICADTHPNALHIKDDLLIVKSVDKIIVDYFQQHG
- a CDS encoding SusC/RagA family TonB-linked outer membrane protein, with the translated sequence MRSHVLTWLWLCFAFYCSLGPNKASANVNRPFLTHTAVKAVQQQKDTTVKPSASPVVITPSASKPATDKSKPATATPVTITPNNNSQSKADTTKPAATVITPNNQASDSTKADTTKPAAAVITPNNQASDSTKTDTTKPAAAVITPNNQASDSTKTDTTKPAAAVITPNNQASDSTRKDTAKPATAASDSTKTKSADTSALILPSDSNTLKKEIGQFTLSGVVKQPGGQPIPGAQVVNLSTKQGVAANVDGTFSIKASLKDTIKISAPTFGDQSIPLTNKDSLPVTLTTASTGKKQLQEVVVTALGIQRNTRAVGYAIENVGGSAVQEAKEVNFVNALQGKVPGLQISSNTGSMGGSNKITIRGVKSILGDNNAFIVVDGTPFVNSNSNQAGQLNGGGGYDYGSSLQDINPDDIDNISVLKGAAATALYGSRGANGVMLITTKKRPDTGGGIGVTYSLNAQADQVSILPHYQNQYGGGSGGKFDKLYYNEHPDAFTSEASATYDDGDGLGRYDLMPIYKADESWGPKLEGQLVRPYYSFDKDKGNPYFGQTTPWVAQPNNVKDFYRTGYTITNNIAMAGNNDKGYFRLSYGNMNQLFVLPNASMNRNNVSFNGGYEIAKGLKAVASVNYTAFAAKGRPGTGFTGPNPTLQFTMYGQRQLNLDMEKRYKYEDGSQITWNRTSWDNPAPASSNGPYWNRYMDYETDSRNRIFGNAGLDYEANKWLTISGRVFMDNYNALQEERTAKDYFVGGYIKRLPTAREMNYQLTANMKFDLGGNFKLNGLVGGNIMHRKWTITGGATNGGLILPLVYNLNNSVTTATPYDEYYEKQINSGFASASFSYKNFLFLDLTGRADWSSALLNENNPYVYPSASASFVFSDLLKSWKWLSFGKLRASASAVGNDTGPYNIRDTYQFIAGYGSHPITQATTTKYNMNLKPERTQEYETGIALKFLDERVGVDFTYYQRTTKDQIMQLTVSPATGYTTTYANGGSVQNKGIEASLSLNPIRLKNGFRWDIVANIARNRNKVLNMDIAQYGTSLTQLTIGTDRRTTRVSVVGLVGQPLGTLMGTDYVYNDKGQRIVGDDGNYLISDIKPIGYAYPDYTGGINNTFSYKGIYLSALIDFQHGGNFFSYTNMYGKISGLLDVTAANNVRETGIIAEGVKADGTPNDVVLDANTYFVNNENKTLSKANLYDASYVYLREVKLGYNIPESWYKRFHAQSARLSLYGRNLWLMHSNAPNVDPSNILNSNSNIVGIEGGALPSIRSFGVNLNVSF
- a CDS encoding SusD/RagB family nutrient-binding outer membrane lipoprotein, with the protein product MLNRIIKYCFLFAFVGLIMTGCKKLDSINYDPTKSTTTEPPYLLTGAEKSVMDVLYSTLQNGYIGMHYAQFWSGNTRVADSQYSLDESNNNTLWTTLYAALHNLDLIRTLNTAKGNNPAAQNQNAIAGILKVWIMQMLTDTYVNVPYTQALNVTEYITPVYDDAKTIYSQLSDTLTANINALDASQPTFDDADVIFGGDVAKWQTLGHSLMLRLAIRMADRDNAKAQSLIEANYQGAMTSNSDNAEFAYLGADPNRYPMDETNRPIIDFYVSTTLVDYMRSINDPRLDIYARPVDGLTIDTIYGMPYGMSTTDANRPTSASYPGTKIYSADMKAILMTYSEVAFTLAEAAARGYAVNGDAASYYEAGIRASMEYWGVTDGVDEYLATVPYTGGEWKNVIGTQKWLSLYPQGFQAWFERIRLNFTKPDGSDLFIAPVSGSLDQNVTLVPYRLTYPIVESNSNSTNYTAAGSAIGGDNKGTKNWWISY
- a CDS encoding DUF2490 domain-containing protein, which codes for MRTKICLLALCLLMGGLQLSAQELTQGYSHWYTYFGTAQINQKWAIAYDFQARIRDGISRKGQILNRAGLQYTPGKNASYLLGYSFITTYSDGADQYFPEHRIYQQFIYKNNTRTFNMTHRVRFEERWVGAKTAASKDVQYWKYGHRLRYFNRTQFPIRKEEKVTPFYFALQNEFFMNVFNSKINDKFVDQNRFLIAQGYALKPNLKLEAGYMNHFVQPATGNKSMTHILHLAVFHNFAL
- a CDS encoding YcxB family protein encodes the protein MRQLVPGMKWKARFPFQLLNNKNVCLAIMHLEFSYNKEEVLHALRYHFLQRGEIKVFKNTLFILLVFTLCGYAYQLVTVGALVGILGMSVVIGLVFWYMLPVSIYNNAATFQDDIRLNYSEEGIVITTRNSDVEKELSWHVFTQVVKAKNFFFLYKGKKDFFLVPTSAFKTELEQREFERLAKNKIS